A section of the Arcobacter roscoffensis genome encodes:
- a CDS encoding GntR family transcriptional regulator: protein MLEINEHRTLEEEIVYFIFDSILNKKIQAGIKLSESVLAKEFNTSRDVIRKAFSQLQSMGILKYKKNQGFHVVWLTKEDTKDIFATRKILELGIIQILTQMHAKNELDLSLLNQSVETEEFLKVSLRNGEYVKSSCDFHLNLALLTKNDYLINALKPLIALSTLAALIYDNQETSFCSYDEHKVVIKAIESHDIENAKSIMYQHLNHCVESLDFDIKPSKKINLIFGK, encoded by the coding sequence ATGCTTGAAATAAATGAACATAGAACTTTAGAAGAGGAAATCGTCTATTTTATTTTTGATTCAATATTAAATAAAAAAATACAAGCAGGAATAAAACTCTCTGAGAGTGTTTTAGCAAAAGAGTTTAATACAAGTAGAGATGTTATTAGAAAGGCTTTTAGTCAACTTCAAAGCATGGGAATTTTAAAGTATAAAAAAAATCAAGGTTTTCATGTTGTTTGGTTAACAAAAGAAGATACAAAAGATATTTTTGCAACAAGAAAAATATTAGAGTTAGGGATAATTCAAATACTTACACAAATGCATGCTAAAAATGAGCTGGATTTAAGTCTTTTAAATCAAAGTGTAGAAACAGAAGAGTTTTTAAAAGTATCTCTTAGAAATGGTGAGTATGTAAAAAGTTCTTGTGATTTTCACTTAAATTTGGCACTTTTAACAAAAAATGACTATTTAATAAATGCCTTAAAACCTTTGATTGCTTTAAGTACACTTGCTGCACTTATTTATGATAATCAAGAAACATCTTTTTGCTCTTACGATGAACATAAAGTAGTTATAAAAGCTATTGAAAGTCATGATATTGAAAATGCAAAAAGTATTATGTATCAGCATTTAAATCATTGTGTTGAGTCTTTAGATTTTGATATAAAGCCAAGTAAAAAAATAAATTTAATTTTTGGAAAATAG
- the urtA gene encoding urea ABC transporter substrate-binding protein: MKKRFAKALAASALVSMSLMAQAADTIKVGVLHSLSGTMAISETTLKDTVLMLIEEQNKKGGLLGKKLEPVVVDPASNWPLFAEKMRGLLTKDKVDVTFGCWTSVSRKSVLPVVEELNGLLFYPVQYEGEESSKNVFYTGAAPNQQAIPAVDYLMNEVGVKRWVLAGTDYVYPRTTNKILEAYLKAKGVAASDIMVNYTPFGHSDWQSIVSDVKKFGSAGKKTAVVSTINGDANVPFYKELGNQGITSENIPVVAFSVGEEELSGIDTKPLVGHLAAWNYFQSAESQANDEFISKWKTFIKDDKRVTNDPMEATYIGFNMWVKAVEKAGTTNVDKVSDAMIGIEVPNLTGGTAKMLKNHHLTKPVLIGEIQENGQFETVWETDGEVAGDAWSDFLPGSKDLISDWTKPVNCGNYNTKTNKCIGAN; encoded by the coding sequence ATGAAGAAAAGATTTGCAAAAGCCTTAGCTGCTTCGGCGTTGGTTAGTATGAGTTTAATGGCACAAGCTGCTGATACAATTAAAGTTGGTGTTTTACACTCTTTATCAGGAACGATGGCTATTAGTGAGACAACACTTAAAGATACAGTTTTAATGCTAATAGAAGAGCAAAATAAAAAAGGTGGACTACTAGGTAAAAAATTAGAGCCTGTAGTTGTTGACCCTGCTTCAAACTGGCCTTTATTTGCTGAAAAAATGAGAGGTCTTTTAACTAAAGATAAGGTAGATGTTACTTTTGGATGTTGGACATCAGTATCTAGAAAATCTGTTTTACCTGTGGTTGAAGAGTTAAATGGTTTATTATTTTATCCTGTTCAATATGAAGGGGAAGAATCTTCTAAAAATGTATTTTATACAGGTGCTGCGCCAAATCAGCAGGCAATTCCAGCAGTTGATTACTTAATGAATGAAGTTGGTGTTAAAAGATGGGTTTTAGCAGGAACTGACTATGTATATCCAAGAACAACAAACAAAATTTTAGAAGCATATTTGAAAGCAAAAGGGGTTGCTGCTTCAGATATTATGGTTAACTATACACCATTTGGTCACTCTGACTGGCAAAGTATTGTAAGTGATGTTAAGAAGTTTGGTAGTGCAGGGAAGAAAACAGCAGTTGTTTCTACAATCAATGGTGATGCAAATGTACCATTTTATAAAGAATTAGGAAACCAAGGTATTACTTCTGAAAATATTCCAGTAGTTGCTTTTTCTGTTGGGGAAGAAGAGTTATCAGGAATTGATACTAAACCTTTAGTTGGTCACTTAGCTGCATGGAACTACTTCCAAAGTGCTGAATCACAAGCTAATGATGAGTTTATATCTAAATGGAAAACATTTATCAAAGATGATAAAAGAGTTACAAATGACCCAATGGAAGCAACTTATATTGGATTTAATATGTGGGTAAAAGCTGTAGAAAAAGCAGGAACTACTAATGTTGATAAAGTAAGTGATGCAATGATTGGAATTGAAGTACCAAATCTTACAGGTGGAACTGCAAAAATGCTTAAAAATCACCACTTAACAAAACCTGTTTTAATTGGTGAAATTCAAGAAAATGGTCAGTTTGAAACTGTATGGGAAACTGACGGTGAAGTTGCAGGTGATGCATGGTCTGACTTTTTACCAGGAAGTAAAGACTTGATTTCTGACTGGACTAAACCAGTTAATTGTGGAAACTACAACACAAAAACTAATAAATGTATAGGTGCAAATTAA
- a CDS encoding ATP-binding protein produces MKLKKLFMLLFIFNTVAFISMAIVINKYQKATIDLEDAYEMQYKSLILAHELRQSSDDLTRMARTYVITGNPMFEQQYKTVLDIRNGLKPRPKRYNGIFWDFLTIDGSKAKLDGKKVPLRELMKEANFPDEELNLLFTSQNESDELTRLEHKAMNAVKGIFEDKNGNYTIKEEPNFTLARQIMHSKEYHEAKIRIMKPLDTFYRAFENRTKQKVIEAANVVKQQELNVNVIVVLSILIFLTSFFIILFRIVYPLDLLRKIMLRLSQNDMSVELEKNKYEDEIGDMIGAVEIFKDNTTKLISSEAKLRVAISEAKSANKAKSIFLARMSHELRTPLNAILGFSSLLQKSKNIKKDEIENLNIIHKSGKHLLNIINEILELSKIEAGKIEIRAVSFDFYELIKEIDSIFSFRCKTKDIDFKIKHLSSLPKYIKADEQRLKQILINLLGNSLKFTEKKGSILVNIYEKNKKLFFEVKDSGKGIKKEDIRKIFKPFEQVNDEEFKQKGTGLGLSITKELVNLMGGDIYVKSQVNIGSQFFFSIEYEKSIEKNSKLNSIELFSKQEIKGKNKTILVVDDIKVNRDLICKILQEYDFKTFEASSGKQALALISKYEIDLVCMDILMKDLNGLETMKILREDLNIKIPIIAISANVYEEDKTKALDCGANDFVCKPIDENELISKISKYLNLCNETKALSTENIEDSFIKISKTFFELLKKYSLDMNEDKILELLEIYKLSENQKAYIKALLNDFNYSKINDLCIKYIH; encoded by the coding sequence GTGAAATTAAAGAAACTTTTTATGTTGCTGTTTATTTTTAATACAGTTGCTTTTATAAGTATGGCAATTGTGATTAATAAATATCAAAAAGCAACCATTGATTTAGAAGATGCTTATGAAATGCAATACAAATCACTTATTCTAGCTCATGAGTTAAGGCAAAGTAGTGATGATTTAACACGAATGGCTAGAACCTATGTAATAACGGGAAATCCAATGTTTGAACAGCAGTATAAAACAGTTCTTGATATAAGAAATGGTTTAAAACCAAGACCTAAAAGATACAATGGTATTTTTTGGGATTTTCTCACAATAGATGGAAGTAAGGCTAAACTTGATGGGAAAAAAGTTCCTTTGAGAGAATTGATGAAAGAAGCAAACTTCCCAGATGAAGAGTTGAACTTACTTTTTACTTCACAAAATGAATCTGATGAACTAACAAGGCTAGAACATAAAGCAATGAATGCTGTAAAAGGTATTTTTGAAGATAAAAATGGAAACTATACTATAAAAGAAGAACCTAACTTCACACTAGCAAGACAGATTATGCACTCTAAAGAGTATCATGAAGCAAAAATAAGAATTATGAAACCTCTAGATACCTTCTACAGAGCCTTTGAAAATAGAACAAAACAAAAAGTTATTGAAGCTGCAAATGTAGTAAAACAACAAGAGTTAAATGTAAATGTGATTGTAGTTTTATCTATTCTTATATTTTTAACTTCCTTTTTTATAATTTTATTTAGAATAGTTTATCCCCTTGATTTACTTAGAAAAATCATGTTAAGACTATCACAAAATGATATGAGTGTAGAGCTTGAGAAAAATAAATATGAAGATGAAATAGGTGATATGATAGGAGCTGTTGAAATCTTTAAAGATAATACAACAAAACTTATAAGTAGTGAGGCAAAATTAAGAGTTGCTATTAGTGAAGCAAAAAGTGCAAACAAAGCAAAATCAATATTTTTAGCAAGAATGAGTCATGAATTAAGAACTCCTCTAAATGCTATATTAGGTTTTTCAAGCTTGCTTCAAAAATCAAAAAATATAAAAAAAGATGAAATTGAAAACCTAAATATTATTCATAAAAGTGGAAAACATCTTTTAAATATAATAAATGAAATATTAGAACTTTCAAAAATTGAAGCAGGGAAAATTGAAATACGAGCAGTAAGTTTTGATTTTTATGAGCTAATAAAAGAGATAGATTCAATTTTTAGTTTTAGATGTAAAACAAAAGATATTGATTTTAAGATAAAGCACCTATCAAGCCTACCTAAATATATAAAAGCAGATGAACAAAGACTAAAACAAATACTTATAAACTTACTTGGAAATTCATTAAAATTTACAGAAAAGAAAGGCTCTATTTTAGTAAATATCTATGAGAAGAATAAAAAGCTTTTTTTTGAAGTAAAAGATAGTGGTAAGGGTATAAAAAAAGAAGATATAAGAAAAATATTCAAACCATTTGAGCAAGTAAATGATGAAGAGTTCAAACAAAAAGGTACTGGACTTGGATTATCTATCACAAAAGAGCTAGTAAACTTAATGGGTGGAGATATTTATGTAAAAAGCCAAGTTAATATTGGAAGTCAATTTTTCTTTAGTATAGAGTATGAAAAAAGTATAGAAAAAAACTCAAAGTTAAATAGCATAGAACTTTTTTCAAAACAAGAAATAAAAGGTAAAAACAAAACTATCTTAGTAGTTGATGATATAAAAGTAAATAGGGATTTGATTTGTAAGATACTGCAAGAGTATGATTTTAAAACTTTTGAAGCAAGTAGTGGAAAGCAAGCTTTAGCTTTAATCTCAAAATATGAAATAGATTTAGTTTGTATGGATATTTTGATGAAGGATTTAAATGGTTTAGAAACCATGAAAATACTAAGAGAAGATTTAAATATAAAAATACCCATTATTGCAATCTCTGCAAACGTATATGAGGAAGATAAAACAAAAGCCTTAGATTGTGGAGCAAATGACTTTGTATGTAAACCAATAGATGAAAATGAACTTATTTCTAAAATATCGAAATATTTAAATCTATGTAATGAAACTAAAGCTCTTAGTACTGAAAACATAGAAGATAGTTTTATTAAAATATCTAAAACTTTTTTTGAACTATTAAAAAAATATAGCTTAGATATGAATGAAGATAAGATACTTGAACTTCTTGAAATCTATAAACTCTCAGAAAATCAAAAGGCTTATATAAAAGCTTTATTGAATGATTTTAACTACAGTAAAATAAATGACTTATGTATAAAATATATACACTAA
- the urtB gene encoding urea ABC transporter permease subunit UrtB — MNILKIILLNLLLVSFTYANTLKEDANSLLTNSFKGKEKAIKSLASKYSENDNLEFLLQRMLEGKLYYIKKDKTLVFLKEKIQREYITVEVFSKKTLEKKSKYDFKKIKINNKLRSVIKESLAKLNLFSKNEDKRLKSAKNLLKNLDIKSQALVLEALNKEKSSDVKEVLEEIKTNLDAKYASSLDKQMEATKKLGEFLSSKSLQTLNEIKNSSEDKVLVQTAQKSIKSIESSKSFYSFIETAFFGLSMGSVLLLAAIGLAITFGVMKVINMAHGELIMIGAYTTYTIQQIMPGLIEYSVLIAIPVAFVVSGIVGILIERLVIRHLYGRPLETLLATFGVSLILQQLVRTIYSPLNQEVKTPSWMSGAWEVNSTLFLTYNRLYIIIFAFAVFLAILFVMKKTSLGLKVRAVSQNRPIARAMGIKSNYIDALTFGIGSGIAGVAGVALSQLTNVGPNLGQAYIVDSFMVVVFGGVGNLWGTLIAALTLGEINKFIEPISGAVLAKVIILVFIILFIQKKPRGLFPQKGRDVED, encoded by the coding sequence ATGAATATTTTAAAAATAATATTACTTAATTTATTGCTAGTAAGTTTTACATATGCAAATACTTTAAAAGAAGATGCAAACTCTTTACTTACAAATAGTTTTAAAGGCAAAGAGAAAGCTATTAAAAGTTTAGCTTCAAAATACTCAGAAAATGACAATTTAGAGTTTCTTTTACAAAGAATGTTAGAGGGAAAACTTTACTACATAAAAAAAGATAAAACATTAGTTTTCTTAAAAGAAAAGATTCAAAGAGAGTATATAACTGTTGAGGTTTTCTCAAAAAAAACTTTAGAAAAGAAATCAAAATATGATTTCAAAAAAATTAAAATAAACAATAAATTAAGAAGTGTTATCAAAGAATCACTTGCTAAACTAAATCTTTTTTCAAAAAATGAAGACAAAAGACTTAAGTCAGCAAAAAATTTACTTAAAAACTTAGATATAAAAAGTCAAGCTTTAGTTTTAGAAGCTTTAAATAAAGAAAAAAGTAGTGATGTAAAAGAGGTTTTAGAAGAGATAAAAACAAATCTTGATGCAAAGTATGCTTCTTCATTAGATAAACAAATGGAAGCAACAAAAAAACTAGGAGAGTTTTTATCTTCTAAATCACTTCAAACATTAAATGAGATTAAAAATAGTAGTGAAGATAAAGTTTTAGTTCAAACTGCTCAAAAATCAATAAAAAGTATTGAATCAAGTAAATCTTTTTACTCTTTTATTGAAACTGCATTTTTTGGTTTAAGTATGGGGTCTGTTTTACTTTTAGCTGCAATTGGTTTAGCTATTACTTTTGGTGTTATGAAGGTTATTAATATGGCTCATGGTGAGCTTATTATGATTGGGGCATATACAACTTATACTATTCAGCAAATTATGCCAGGACTTATTGAGTACTCAGTTCTTATTGCTATTCCAGTTGCTTTTGTTGTAAGTGGTATTGTAGGGATTTTAATTGAAAGATTGGTTATTAGACATCTTTATGGAAGACCACTTGAAACACTTTTAGCAACATTTGGGGTTAGTTTGATTTTACAACAATTAGTTAGAACAATTTACTCTCCTTTAAATCAAGAAGTAAAAACACCATCTTGGATGAGTGGAGCTTGGGAAGTAAATAGTACGCTGTTTTTAACATACAACAGACTTTATATTATTATATTTGCCTTTGCTGTATTTTTAGCAATTTTATTTGTGATGAAAAAAACTTCACTTGGATTAAAAGTTAGAGCTGTTTCTCAAAACAGACCAATAGCAAGAGCTATGGGAATAAAATCGAACTATATTGATGCCTTAACATTTGGTATTGGTTCAGGTATAGCAGGTGTTGCAGGTGTTGCTTTATCTCAACTTACAAATGTAGGACCAAATCTAGGACAAGCTTATATAGTTGATAGTTTTATGGTAGTTGTATTTGGTGGAGTTGGTAACTTATGGGGTACGCTAATAGCAGCTCTTACACTTGGAGAGATAAATAAATTTATAGAACCAATTTCAGGAGCAGTTCTTGCTAAGGTTATTATTCTTGTGTTTATTATTTTATTTATACAAAAAAAGCCTAGAGGATTATTTCCTCAAAAGGGCAGAGATGTTGAGGATTAA
- the urtC gene encoding urea ABC transporter permease subunit UrtC: MERKALILKILENDKGGKIVLSSLAVVVFVVAFCNLFVPSDSIFYISTFTVTILGKYLAFALLALALDLVWGYLGVLSLGHGAFFALGGYAWAMYLMRQIGDRGVYGNPDLPDFMVFMNLKELPWFWQGFDNPLFAFLMVMLIPGILAFVFGYLAFKSRVTGVYLSIITQALTYALMLAFFRNDMGFGGNNGLTDFKDILGFDLQADTTRVALLIITFLALVLGYLVCRFIINSRLGRVVISIRDAESRVRFLGYKVEQYKLFIFVVSAVLAAIAGALYVPQVGIINPGVFSPLFSIELVIWVAIGGRGTLYGAIIGAIVVSFASTYFTSALPEIWLYALGALFVISTLYLPKGVVGVFAQLSSKLKKA, from the coding sequence ATGGAAAGAAAAGCATTAATATTAAAAATATTAGAAAATGACAAAGGAGGGAAGATAGTTCTTTCTTCTTTAGCTGTAGTAGTTTTTGTAGTTGCTTTTTGTAATTTATTTGTTCCAAGTGATTCGATATTTTACATCTCAACTTTTACAGTAACTATTTTAGGAAAGTATTTAGCCTTTGCACTTTTAGCCTTGGCTTTGGATTTAGTTTGGGGATATTTAGGAGTTTTAAGTCTTGGTCATGGGGCATTTTTTGCCCTTGGTGGTTATGCTTGGGCTATGTATCTTATGAGACAAATAGGTGATAGAGGTGTTTATGGAAACCCTGATTTACCTGATTTTATGGTTTTTATGAACCTAAAAGAGTTACCATGGTTTTGGCAAGGCTTTGATAATCCACTATTTGCTTTTTTAATGGTGATGTTAATTCCAGGTATCTTAGCTTTTGTTTTTGGATACTTAGCTTTTAAAAGTAGGGTTACAGGAGTTTATCTATCGATAATAACTCAAGCTTTAACTTATGCTTTAATGTTGGCATTTTTTAGAAATGATATGGGTTTTGGTGGAAACAATGGACTTACAGATTTTAAAGATATTTTAGGTTTTGATTTACAAGCTGATACAACAAGGGTTGCACTTTTAATCATCACTTTTTTAGCTTTAGTTTTAGGATATTTAGTTTGTAGATTTATTATAAATTCAAGACTTGGAAGAGTTGTTATCTCAATTAGAGATGCTGAAAGTAGAGTAAGATTTTTAGGATATAAAGTTGAGCAATATAAACTATTTATCTTTGTAGTATCAGCTGTTTTAGCTGCAATTGCAGGAGCTTTATATGTACCGCAAGTTGGGATTATAAACCCTGGTGTATTCTCTCCTTTATTTTCTATTGAGCTTGTGATCTGGGTTGCTATTGGAGGAAGAGGTACTTTATATGGTGCAATTATTGGAGCAATAGTTGTAAGTTTTGCAAGTACATATTTTACATCAGCTTTACCTGAGATTTGGTTATATGCTTTAGGTGCTTTATTTGTAATATCGACTTTATATTTACCAAAGGGAGTTGTGGGAGTATTTGCACAACTTAGCTCAAAACTAAAAAAGGCTTAA
- the urtD gene encoding urea ABC transporter ATP-binding protein UrtD, with protein MKLLKHENEQNVGDLKKGDRILLVDGVSVSFDGFKALNNLSFSINYGELRCIIGANGAGKSTMMDVVTGKTRPDEGHVVFGEAVDLLGLNEPTIAQIGIGRKFQKPTVFQNNTVFENLELAMKEDKRFFKTLFSKLSGEQEDKIDETLGLIGLKDLVHRQAGILSHGQKQWLEIGMLIMQEPKLLLVDEPVAGMTPQEVENTAEILTNLAKDNAVVVVEHDMEFIRSIAKKVTVLHEGSVLAEGSMDAIQNNEKVRQVYLGE; from the coding sequence ATGAAACTATTAAAACATGAAAATGAACAAAATGTAGGTGATTTAAAAAAAGGAGATAGAATCCTTTTAGTTGATGGTGTAAGTGTTAGTTTTGATGGTTTCAAGGCTTTAAATAATCTAAGTTTTTCTATAAATTATGGTGAGCTTAGATGTATTATTGGTGCAAATGGTGCAGGAAAATCAACTATGATGGATGTAGTAACAGGAAAAACAAGACCAGATGAAGGTCATGTTGTTTTTGGTGAAGCTGTTGATTTACTTGGACTTAATGAGCCAACAATAGCTCAAATAGGTATTGGAAGAAAGTTCCAAAAACCAACTGTTTTTCAAAACAATACAGTTTTTGAAAACCTAGAACTTGCTATGAAAGAAGATAAAAGGTTTTTTAAAACTCTATTTTCAAAGTTAAGTGGTGAGCAAGAAGATAAAATTGATGAGACTTTAGGACTTATTGGACTTAAAGATTTAGTGCATAGGCAAGCAGGTATTTTATCACACGGGCAAAAGCAGTGGTTAGAAATAGGAATGTTAATCATGCAAGAACCAAAACTTCTACTTGTAGATGAACCAGTTGCAGGAATGACTCCCCAAGAAGTGGAAAATACAGCTGAAATTCTAACAAATTTAGCAAAAGATAATGCAGTTGTAGTCGTTGAGCATGATATGGAGTTTATTAGAAGTATCGCTAAAAAAGTTACAGTTTTACATGAGGGGTCTGTTTTAGCTGAGGGAAGCATGGATGCTATACAGAACAATGAGAAAGTAAGACAAGTATATTTGGGTGAATAG
- a CDS encoding hybrid sensor histidine kinase/response regulator gives MNRKYTVLIIDDKIENLKYLKEILKDETYELKATPDALFAIESAKQKPPNLILLDIKMPNIDGFEVCKIVKQDEKLKDIPIIFISALDDVSIKVKAFEQGGVDYITKPFEQEEVKARIRTQLEIYENKQTISKLLNQQDFFLKKIIHEINTPLSVISLNVDNLEEQIGQKEQLEVIKASSKSLSSIYNDLYFLTKKKAREKSCEKIDLVSFLSSRIQFFDEIAKTKNLHIHLEIDKEFELFMDRYELERVIDNTISNAIKYSYENKDIEIILDYKNQGIIEIKNKGIIIEDKDSIFKAYYQQKDKNIGLGLGLSIVKEICKNNQIQIDINSSKEETSFSYIFPKNMIKEVL, from the coding sequence ATGAATAGAAAATATACAGTACTTATAATAGATGATAAAATTGAGAATTTAAAGTACTTAAAAGAGATTTTAAAAGATGAAACGTATGAATTAAAAGCAACACCTGATGCACTATTTGCAATTGAATCAGCAAAACAAAAGCCACCAAATTTAATACTACTTGATATAAAAATGCCAAATATTGATGGTTTTGAAGTTTGTAAGATAGTAAAACAAGATGAGAAACTTAAAGATATACCCATAATTTTTATAAGTGCTTTAGATGATGTTTCTATAAAAGTTAAAGCTTTTGAGCAAGGTGGGGTTGATTATATTACAAAACCTTTTGAGCAAGAAGAAGTAAAAGCAAGAATAAGAACACAACTTGAAATATATGAAAATAAACAAACTATTTCAAAACTATTAAATCAACAAGACTTTTTTCTAAAAAAAATTATTCATGAAATAAACACACCTCTGAGTGTAATCTCTTTAAATGTAGATAATTTAGAAGAGCAAATAGGACAAAAAGAACAACTTGAAGTTATAAAAGCCTCAAGCAAATCACTCTCTTCAATTTATAATGACTTGTACTTTTTAACAAAAAAGAAAGCAAGAGAAAAGTCTTGCGAAAAAATAGATTTAGTCTCTTTTTTATCTTCAAGAATACAATTTTTTGATGAGATAGCAAAAACAAAAAATCTTCATATTCATTTAGAGATAGATAAAGAGTTTGAACTTTTTATGGATAGATATGAACTTGAAAGAGTAATTGATAATACAATATCAAATGCAATAAAATACTCATATGAAAATAAAGATATAGAAATTATTTTAGATTATAAAAATCAAGGAATAATAGAGATAAAAAATAAAGGTATTATTATAGAAGATAAGGATTCTATTTTTAAAGCATATTATCAACAAAAAGATAAAAATATTGGTTTAGGCTTGGGGCTTAGTATTGTAAAAGAGATTTGTAAAAACAATCAAATACAAATAGATATAAATTCAAGTAAAGAAGAAACAAGTTTCTCTTATATTTTTCCAAAAAATATGATAAAGGAAGTTTTATGA
- the urtE gene encoding urea ABC transporter ATP-binding subunit UrtE: MLKIEKINQYYGQSHTLWDLSLELKKGRCTCIMGRNGVGKTTLSKVIMGLLPIKDGQLLYDGKDISNLSDHKRAGIAIGYVPQGREIFSQLTVLENLQIGVLANRNKIKKVPEKIYELFPVLKDMQKRKGGDLSGGQQQQLAIARALCIDPKFLILDEPSEGIQPNIVAQIGEVIDYLTKEEDMTVMLVEQKLPFARRHGDDFYVLDRGSVVANGEINELSDDIVNKYMSV, from the coding sequence ATGTTAAAAATAGAAAAAATAAATCAATACTATGGACAAAGTCATACTCTTTGGGATCTAAGTTTAGAGCTTAAAAAAGGTAGGTGTACTTGTATTATGGGAAGAAATGGTGTTGGTAAAACAACACTAAGTAAAGTAATTATGGGATTACTTCCTATAAAAGATGGACAGCTTTTATATGATGGAAAAGATATTTCAAACTTAAGTGACCATAAAAGAGCAGGTATTGCCATAGGATATGTACCTCAAGGAAGAGAGATATTTTCACAACTTACAGTTTTAGAAAATCTTCAAATAGGTGTATTAGCAAATAGAAATAAAATCAAAAAAGTACCTGAAAAAATCTATGAGCTTTTTCCTGTTTTAAAAGATATGCAAAAAAGAAAAGGTGGGGATTTAAGTGGAGGTCAGCAACAACAATTAGCAATTGCAAGGGCTTTATGTATAGATCCAAAATTTCTAATCTTGGACGAACCAAGTGAGGGAATACAACCAAATATCGTAGCTCAAATAGGTGAGGTTATTGATTATCTTACAAAAGAAGAAGATATGACAGTTATGTTAGTTGAGCAAAAACTTCCTTTTGCAAGACGACATGGAGATGACTTTTATGTATTAGATAGAGGTAGTGTTGTAGCAAATGGTGAAATCAATGAACTAAGTGATGATATTGTAAATAAATATATGTCTGTTTAA
- the puuE gene encoding allantoinase PuuE: protein MYDFNKNYPRDLIGYGNNPVNPKWPNNAKIALQFVLNYEEGAENSILHGDEASEVFLSDMANPQAFKARHKSIESLYEYGSRVGVWRVLELFKAYNIPVTIFAVAMAIARNPKLAEYLAKNNYDICSHGYRWINYQNIDKSIEEDHLYKSIEILEQMIGKRPLGWYTGRDSVNTRELVVKEGGFLYDSDAYNDDLPYFSPEITSKKHLVIPYTMDNNDMRFLPNGFSYSQEFYEYLKDSFDTLYEEGKTSPKMMSIGMHCRILGRPGKIAAMKKFLDYVSGFDDVWFCTREQVARHWINNFSELKI from the coding sequence ATGTATGATTTTAATAAAAATTACCCAAGGGATTTAATAGGCTATGGAAATAATCCAGTAAACCCAAAATGGCCAAATAATGCAAAAATTGCTTTACAGTTTGTCTTAAATTATGAAGAAGGTGCTGAAAACTCAATCTTACATGGAGATGAAGCAAGTGAAGTGTTTTTATCAGATATGGCAAATCCTCAAGCCTTTAAAGCAAGACATAAAAGCATAGAGTCTTTATATGAATATGGTTCAAGAGTAGGTGTTTGGAGAGTCTTAGAGCTTTTTAAAGCTTATAATATTCCAGTTACTATTTTTGCAGTTGCTATGGCAATTGCTAGAAATCCAAAACTTGCTGAATACTTAGCTAAAAACAATTATGACATTTGTTCTCATGGATATAGATGGATAAATTATCAAAATATTGATAAATCTATTGAAGAAGATCATTTATATAAAAGTATAGAAATTTTAGAGCAAATGATAGGGAAAAGACCTCTTGGATGGTACACAGGAAGAGATAGTGTTAATACTAGGGAGCTTGTAGTAAAAGAGGGTGGTTTTTTATATGACAGCGATGCTTATAATGATGATTTACCATATTTTTCACCTGAAATTACTTCAAAAAAGCATTTAGTAATTCCTTATACTATGGATAATAATGATATGAGGTTTTTACCAAATGGCTTTTCATATTCACAAGAGTTTTATGAGTACTTAAAAGATAGTTTTGACACCTTATATGAAGAAGGAAAAACAAGTCCAAAAATGATGTCTATAGGAATGCACTGTAGAATTTTGGGTCGTCCTGGGAAAATAGCTGCTATGAAAAAGTTTTTAGATTATGTAAGTGGATTTGATGATGTTTGGTTTTGCACAAGAGAGCAAGTAGCTAGACATTGGATAAATAATTTTAGTGAATTAAAAATTTAA